GGCTGCGTGCCCGTATGGAGGTCGAGTCTCTTCCTCATGGGAAGAAGATCGCCGAAATCCGCCACAAGCGTGCTCAGGCCGACGCCAAGCGTGCGCAGGTGGAAGCCATTCTGGCCAAGGCCGAAGAGCAGATGAATCGCTATTCCGAAGAGGACGAGCAGCTCGAGGGCAAGCAGCGCGAAACGCAGGCGAAGATCAACGAGGTGCAGGGCGATTACCGTAGCGTTACGTCCCTCACGCGTGATCTCGACGGGATGCGCAAGCGCCGCGAGACGCTCGAGTTCGAAATGGGCAAGCTTGACAAGAAGATCGAGGAAATCCGCTCGGTTGCCGAGCAGGCTGGCAAGGTCGTAGCTACGCTCTCCTCGCAGGAAACCAAGCTTACTGAGCAGTTCCGCACCGAGACCGCTCGTCTTCAGAACGAGATCGCACAGGCCGACTCCGAGCGCGCCTCCCAGGTAAAGCTCGTGCACGAGCCGCTGCTTTCCACGTACGAAGCTGCGCTCGAGCGTTGTGGCGGCGTTGCCATCGCAAAGCTCGACGACACGCGCTGCTCTGCCTGTCGCAACGTCATCGAGGCGAATAGGCTTCTGCAGATCAAGCGTGAAGCCCCCATTTCGCAGTGTCCCCATTGCCGTCGCCTGCTGCTCATCGACTAGTGTCTACGGGCGTTCTCTACATAGACGGCGCCTCTCACGGCAATCCGGGCCCTTCTGCGTGCGCTTTCGCCTTGCTATCTGAATCGGGTGGGGAAGTGTCGCATGGTGCCTGGTACCTGGGCGATGCCACGAACAACATTGCGGCTTACATGGCGCTCATTTGGGGCATGCAGAATGCCCTGGCAAGCGGGTTTACCGCCGTTGATGTGCGCTGTGATAGCCAGCTCGTGGCCCTGCAGATGGGCGGCGCGCTGAAGGTGAAGACGGCCGATCTAGTTCCCCTGTATCGCAAGGCGTCCGATTTGGCTGGACGCTTCGAATCGTTTTCGATTACGCGCATTCGCCGCGCCGAAAATCACGCCCTGAACGAATTGGCGTGCGAGGCTCTTGACGAGCGCTCGCATAGTGGATCCTATGCGGTGCCTCTCGACGCTGGTCAGGATACGCTCTTCCAGGTACGTGACGAGGCGGAGTCTCCAATTGAGTCTGTTTTCAGCCCCGATGCGTCGTTCCTGTACAAGGGTGGCTATTACGAGCTCACCATCAAGAGTCGCTTCGAGCAGATCACTCCTACCGGTGACCCCGTTACGTGGAGCGTGGAAGCGCGCGTGTCCTCGGAAGAGCTTGACGCGCAAGGTCGCGTCATCTCGTTGGGGACCATGCAGCAGATGCTCGCCGATGTTATCGATGGCCTTGATGGCGCCGATCTTTCCCGGCAAGAGCCTTTCGATGCTCTGCCCGCTACCATGGAGCACCTGGCGCGCGTTATTTTCTGGCGTTTGGATCCTGCCTTGCCTCCGCGCGTTCAGCTTGATGAGG
This genomic stretch from Denitrobacterium detoxificans harbors:
- a CDS encoding zinc ribbon domain-containing protein; translation: MQATAEQIQALESLQDIDRRRLRARMEVESLPHGKKIAEIRHKRAQADAKRAQVEAILAKAEEQMNRYSEEDEQLEGKQRETQAKINEVQGDYRSVTSLTRDLDGMRKRRETLEFEMGKLDKKIEEIRSVAEQAGKVVATLSSQETKLTEQFRTETARLQNEIAQADSERASQVKLVHEPLLSTYEAALERCGGVAIAKLDDTRCSACRNVIEANRLLQIKREAPISQCPHCRRLLLID
- a CDS encoding reverse transcriptase-like protein; this translates as MSPLPSPAAHRLVSTGVLYIDGASHGNPGPSACAFALLSESGGEVSHGAWYLGDATNNIAAYMALIWGMQNALASGFTAVDVRCDSQLVALQMGGALKVKTADLVPLYRKASDLAGRFESFSITRIRRAENHALNELACEALDERSHSGSYAVPLDAGQDTLFQVRDEAESPIESVFSPDASFLYKGGYYELTIKSRFEQITPTGDPVTWSVEARVSSEELDAQGRVISLGTMQQMLADVIDGLDGADLSRQEPFDALPATMEHLARVIFWRLDPALPPRVQLDEVGIWSSAIGAKIVYRP